In Sphingobacterium sp. SRCM116780, the genomic stretch AGGTTGGTTTTTAAGTAAAGAGGAGTAACGCTGTAACGCCGATTCTTTCTGTAACTGAAAGACTCTTTTTTCCAGTTCTAAATATTGATGTTCAGCAATAATTTTGAGGAACTTAATCCAGTTTGGATTTTCGCTGACCAATTGGTCGACTGTGCTTTTTTTGATCACCAACAATTCCACAACAGTAATGGCTTGCATGGATTCTATGCTTAGATTTCCGGTTAGAAAGGAAGAATAGGCCGCAATTAGATCATTTGGAAATCGAAAACAATAGGTCATATCTTGACCATCAGCAGTCATATAATACGATCGAATGATACCCGACTGAATAAAAGCTATCTCCGTACATTTTTGATTTTCTTTCACAAAAAAATCAGTTTTATTTAGTTTTCTATATTGAAAAAGCGAGGTAAAACTTTCAATTTCTTCTTTGCTAAATATACCGAAGCTATCAAAATACTGTTCAATCATATGATCTTTTAAAAGAACAATGATACTCATATTTTAGCAGATCGCTTTATGTTTTTTAGGCAAAAGGGACATCATGGCTGGCTATTTTTTATAACAACTTAATTCTTAGATATTGACCTTGGTTGTTGAGATGCCCGTTTTCTAACCAGAAGGCTTTGGCGTGCAGTGCTTTCAGGTAGAAACAATTATCAGTACCCCAAAACATATTATCGGGTTTATCTCGGTCATTTTCCTGTGTCAAAGGCATCCAGTTTTTAAAACTTATTGCCACTATATTTTTGATATTTTTATTTTCTATGTGGTACAATTCAAGATCGGCAGTAGTTTCATAAGGATTGGCAGCAACACTGATCAAATGTTGTTTGTCCGATGAAAGATAAGGAAGGTCATCTATTTGTAATTGCTCTCCTGTCGTTTTATCGACAAGGGTTACATCACCCTCTTCCCAGTAGCTGCCACCTATTAGGTATTTATTCAGCTCAGGAATTTGTCCCATATAAACAAACACACACATTGACTCTTCCGCATCGGGTTTATCTGTAAAGATTACGGGCTTATCCGTGCACGGTAATGTCGTTATACCGTCTGTTTTTCTGATGTTTAATGTGTCGCTAATTAAAAAATTAACAGCTGTTGATTTTTGTTTTTTGTACTCAGCTTCGGTTACCAATTCTACAGTTAGGTATTTTTTCAATAAGATATCTTCTTCATAAAATTTTGTATTCACATCAGGCTCATGTATAGAACTGATGATATTTAATTGCTTAGGCCATAGTTTCACATCATATACAGATCCTGTTGCCTCCTTAAGAACATATATCTTTTCCCAAGCAGTACTTTGAATTTTTGTGTCACCTTTCATATATTCTCTTGAAATGCGAGCCATTATCCCTAACCATTCATTCGCATCTTCGATAACTTTCAATTGTTCACCATAGGAATAGTGTCCCAATATTTTAGTATTTGCAGCAGAACTTTGTTTTATATCTGTACCATTTACATCGGTTACAAATACAGTTTTTAAAACCTTGACCTTGTCATAATCAATAGACATTGGAGTTTCCTCTATAACGGATGTTGTATCCACTTCTTTTATTGCGTTGTTGTCCGATATTACTTTTGCGTTGTTGCTTTCATGGCACGAAATCAATAAGATTGAAAACAGTAGGATATAGATGGTTGTCATTTATTCTTCTTTATAGCTTTATCTTTCAGTAATTATTCAAAACAATGGATTATTCTCTATGTATCATTCTGTTTTTGTATTCATAGGATAAGAAGATTTAGAACCTTAATTCGTTGTATTTTTAGTTAATTCCTGCATATATATTTTATTAAAGAAACAATACTTTCCTGAATTTTTTCAAATACATTTACAATTAGGTGTTTATTTTTTAAAAGCGTCAAGTTTCAATCAATTTTAACAGCCATATAACAGAATAGCTTTATCCTTATGTTCATCGTTTGGACAAAGTAGGAGGATGGATGACAAATTATTTTTTTATATTTCTTGCAGATCTCAGTGCAATGAAAAGATACTACATTATTTTAGCGACTTTTTATTTCCTTAATAGTGTTTCTGTGTTTGATAAGAAACTATTCAAGGCCTCTTTGATATCAATATTCATCCTATTAGCCAATACTATAAGCCACCAGATATTTTCACCAAGTTTATGCTGCAACTCTTGTTCTGTATCAGCTTTAGGCCATCTTTGCTGTTGTGACATCACATTTCTTCCTACTAATCCTGCATCTGTAAGATAAGCTAATGCATCTTCTTCAATGGTCCATTTACTCCCATGATACTGTAATTCCAATTCGTGATAAAGTTCCCTTAACTTTAGTGATCTTTCTATAATAGTATCTAAATCCTGATTGTTCATACTCTCTTTTTAATTACATTAATAACCTTAGTCTCTCTTAACTTTGAAAGTACTAAAGTAAAACATTAATTTTCATTTAAACAGTTAACCCCAAATACTATTTCTCTTCATTATTCCAAAACTTTTTAATTGCACCTACTTACCCATAGTTTTTGATTTCCAATAGTTTATAACGAACAAAATTAATCCTATCAATATGAAAGGAATACTTAAAATTTGTCCCATATTAATCAACATCCCATCCTCAAAATGTTCTTGATTAATTTTTAGAAACTCGTCCATAAATCTAAAAGAAAACAATAAAATCAGCAATAAAGCAAAGCAATTTCCAATTTGATTTCGAAAGACAGGTTTCTTCCAGCAATAATACAATAGCACAAATAAGAATATACAGAATATAGCTTCATAAAGCTGGGCAGGATGTCTTGGTATCTGATCAACACGAGTAAATACAAAAGCCCACGGCATATCCGTTTGTTTTCCGATCATCTCCGAATTCATCAGATTACCGAGTCGGATACTTGCTCCTGCAATTGGTACAACCAAAGCAATGCGATCAGCTACCCATAAAAAAGGAAGTTTATTTTTTCTTGCAAATAGATAGATCGCCACCAAAATACCAATCCCTCCACCATGACTCGCTAATCCACCTTCCCAAACTGCAAATATTTTTAAAGGATTATTCAGGTAATAAGAAGGATCATAAAAAAGGACATGACCTAATCGCGCCCCCAACATGGTACCTACTACAATATAAATGGTCAATTGATCCAAAAATTCGATTGGTTTACTTTCCTTTTTTAATATAGAATCTAAAAATCGATAACAAAGAAGTATGCCAAGTAACCAAAATAAGCCATACCAGCGTATGGGATGGTTGATTATGGGTAGAACAAAAATATCACTATCGACATTCCAGGAGATAAAATTTAATAAAAAACTGAGTATTATCATGTTAAAAAGTTACGCTATATCAATAATTAGTATATCGATTATAGCGTTTGTTACATCTTCAACAGGTAAACAATCACGAGCATGCTGTGATTCAACGATATATTTTTAATATGAATAGGTATCACGAAGAGTTTTACTTAGCGATGAACTTTCCAGTTTTATCAATAGCATAATGAAAGGTTTCCTTTTTTGGTACTTCTTCCATATAATTGTATTCATCGCATACAATATCTTTTGTTGTGATATGACTAACTGTGCAGAAAGCGGATTCCGCAATTTCATCATAAGCGATTTTTAATTTATCAATGATTTTAAAATCAGAACTGTAGTTGATTACATAGGTTGACATTTCCATTTCACTTTGTATGGTAACCACAATGGATTCAAAATTAGTTGAAAGTGGAAACTTGTACCGCAGGAAATAGGCTTCCTTTTGAGGTTCAATATCTCCTAAATGCAGTTGGGATATGACTTCATCTGGCATTGAGTCTTTCCCTAAAAAATTATCAAAGTTAGTGGAATCTGTAAAAGGTAAAGTTCTTGTCTCAATAGCTTTAAATAAAGGAATCTCTTTTGTTGCTGTATCGATTTTTGGTTGAAAAGAAATTTTATTATTCTCTATCTTTTCTGTTTTCTGATTTACTTTGTTTTGGTTACAAGAACTCAGCAAGAGGATACTCAGGAATGTAATCGAATATAAAAATTTCATATTGTGCGTATGTTGTGAAATTAAGAATAACTTGTACCAAGTTATGATTTCTTGCTTTATTTTCCATAAGGAGGGAGGAAAATATAATACACTGCATGTCTACAATATATATGTTAAAAAACAGCAATAATTATAATTTTACTTCTTAGAAATCTATCAACTATATATTCCAAAACAACCCACCTAAAAAATACTTGTCAATTTTTCGGTTGCTGGTAGAATTTTAACCCTATAAATTTGTTTCAAATAATAAACGTAACAACTATGGAATTAAGTTTCGAACAAATGTATAAGGCACTGCTTGATAAAGATCTTCACTATGAAGGTATATTTTTTACGGCGGTAAAAACTACTGGTATATTCTGTCGACCTTCCTGCACAGCAAGAAAACCAAAACCTGAAAACATTGAGTTTTTCAAATCTACAAAAGAATGTATTTTGAAAGGATATCGAGCTTGTAAAGTTTGCCGTCCACTTGAAATGCTAAATGAAACTCCAGAATATATCAAACAAATTTTAAACGAGCTTTCACAAGATCCCACATTAAAATTTAAAGATTTTGATTTACTGCAACGCGGGATAGAGCCACATCAAATCAGACGTTGGTTTATGAAAAACCACGGCATCACGTTCCATGCTTATCAACGGATGTTCAAAATTAATTCTGCTTTCAAAAAAATACAAAATGGTGCGTCGGTAACAGATGTTGCTTTCAACTCAGGCTTTGAATCATTAAGTGGTTTTGGAGACTCTTTTAAACATATTTTTGGGGTTTCTCCAAAGAAAAGCAAGGAACAGGGACTCATTGATTTAAAACGCATTGAAACACCTTTAGGAACCATGTATGCTTGCGCAACGGAACAAGGCATTTGTCTTCTTGAATTTACTGATCGCAAGATGCTGGAAACGGAATTTAAACAGCTAACAAAGACTTTAAATGCGACAATTGTTCAGGGAGATAATCCACATTTTGATCTATTGGAGGAACAACTGGCAGAATATTTTGAAGGAAAGAGAAAAGATTTTTCTGTTCCTTTATTTACCCCAGGTTCTGATTTTCAAAATAAGGTCTGGAAAGCGCTAGTCCAAATACCTTACGGAGAAACAAAGTCCTACAAGCAACAGGCGATAAATATTGGTCAACAAGAAGCCGTACGAGCTGTTGCAAATGCAAATGGCATGAACAAAATAGCCATCCTTATTCCTTGTCACAGAGTCATTGGTACAAACGGAAACTTAACCGGTTATGGAGGTGGTGTTTGGCGTAAAAATTGGCTCCTTAAACTGGAAAATCAACACCGTTAATTTTTTATTATTGACATCATGTTGTATATTCTTCCTAATCATAGGAAAAATAAGCATAACACCATAATTGTGATGAGATGAGTAAAGTGTGTCTATTGTCTTAATTTAAATATAGACAAAAAGGTGTCCAATTTTTAACCAACTCTTGCTATTAGACGTCACTTGTTCGGATATTGGCCGTTTGAGCTTCGGATGCAAGCGTCCAATATCCGTTTAAAAAGCGTCCATTATCCAGCTGATATTAAAAGGTGGTCACTACTAGGTAGTCTATTGTTTTTTTATTATTTTTAACATAGATTAAATTCAACATACTATGGCGAAAACTGACTATAGGACAATAGACCAATACCATGATGTATTTCCTGAAGAAACTCAGGAACGGATGGAGCAAGTACGTAACCTAATTAAAAAAATAGTACCTGAATCGGAAGAGGTCATTAGTTATCAGATCCCAGCATTTAAAATCGGTAAAAAGTTTTTGATTTACTACGCTGCTTTTCCAAACCACATTTCACTTTCCTCACCATGGAGCGAAGCTTTTCTGAAAAATTTTGAAACAGATTTGGAAGATTTGAAAATAAGCAAATCTGCTATACAGTTTCCAAATAACAAACCATTTCCATTGGATTTAATCAAAAAAATGATCGCTTTCCGTAAAAAGGAATTAGATTAAAACAACATTTAAAACTGTGTATGTTCAGTTGAAATATAAAGTACGATAAAGATGATCAAAAATATTTTTGAAACCGAAGTAGCTAATGAAATTGTCGACCGCATTAACAAATTAAAACCAACGGACAAACAACATTGGGGTAAAATGAGTGTCGACCAGATGCTGACACATTGCAATATTGCTTATAAATATACCTTTGAACCCGCACAGTTCAAAAAACCAGGCACCTTAAAAAAATTCTTCTTAAAAAAATTTGTTAAAAAACTAGTAGTAGGAGAAAAGCCATATCCGAGAAATGGTAGGACTGCTCCCGATTTTATCATTGTCGGTGACCAAGACTTTGAGAAAGAAAAAGCTGAGCTGATCGAAAATGTCATTAAAGCCCAAAACTTAGGAACGACGTATTTTGAAGGTAAGGAGAATCATTCATTCGGTTCCATGACGGCACAAGAATGGAATAATTTGTTTTACAAGCACCTCGATCATCACTTGACACAATTCGGAGTGTAGTTAAATCAACTAAAATGAAGAAAATAGCGATCGAAATCAAGTGGGCTATCTTATTCACCATCATGTCTTTACTTTGGATGGTGCTGGAAAAGCTATGCGGTCTACACGGAAAGTATATTGACTATCATTTATACCTGACCAATTTGTATATGATACCCGCTGTTTGGGTTATGGTATTGGCACTTAAAGATAAAAAGAAAAATTACTATAACGGACAAATGAGCTATAAGCAAGGACTAATATCTGGAGTAATGGTTTCCTTAATTGTAGCTTTATTAAGCCCGTTGACACAATGGATCATTTCTTATGTCATCACACCCGAATATTTCCCTAATGTCATTAAACGTTCAGTAGAAATTGGTTATTACAAAACTACTGCAGAAGCAGAAGCCAATTTCAATTATAAGAACTATGCTATCCAAAGCACAATTGCCGCATTGGTAATGGGAACCTTGACGACAGCCATTACCATGATTTTTATTCGTACTAAAAACAAATCAACTGATGACAGCAAAACGATTAATTAGAATTTCAGCCATTTTAATCCTTGTTCACTTACTGGGACATACTGGAGGACATCTAAGTTGGGATAAAGCAAGTGGTCCGCTATTTGGGGTGGTAAAAGAAATGAAAAGCCACAGTGCCGAATTTATGGGTGCAACAAAAAGCATGGCTGATTATTTCAATGGATACAGCTTAATCATGTTTGGCTTGTTTGGCATGAGTATTTTAGTCTTATGGACATTATCCAACCATACGTTCAGAAGTGCTAAACTTGTTAAGCAGATATTGTATCCAATGGGAGTGACCTACTTAGCTTTCGGAGTTATTGAGTTTTTATACTTCTTTCCATTTGCAGCCATCATCAGCCTGTTGGCAGGAATTTTGATGCTTTTTTCAACGTTAAAATTGACCGATAAATAAATGTAGAAATTATGGAAACTAATCAAGTTAATTTATTCAGAGTGATAAAAGCGCCTGTAAATAAGGTTTTTAGAGCATTCTCTAGTCCCGAAGCCATGACATACTGGTTACCTCCCTATGGCTTTTTATGTACCGTCCATCAATTGGATTTCAGATTGGGGGGAAGTTTCAAGATGTCGTTTCACAATTTTACTACACAGAAAAGCCATTCGTTTGGCGGTAATTATTTGGAAATAAAAACAGACGAATTCATTAAATATTCAGACAAATTTGACGATCCTAATTTACCAGGAGAAATGATGACAAGTGTCTGGCTGAAAGAAGTATCGTGTGGTACAGAAATTACGATTACGCAGGAAGGAATTCCAGATGTAATCCCCGTGGAATTTTGCTATTTAGGCTGGCAGGAGTCACTTGAAAAATTAATCAAACTGGTAGAACCTGTCATAGAGGACTAACAAATCGTTATTTCAATCGTAACAACATCTTGTCATGATAGCAATTATAAATGCAACTCCCGATTGTGAGCTTACTTTAACAATTTACCTACTGACTCGTCACAAGTTAGTTGATTCAATTGATGAATAAGAAAATTAACATACCCCAATCAAAAAACGAACGTAATGAATAACAGCAGCCCACACGATGAACGTATTGCAAAAATGACCTTTGCTTCGGTATATCCGCACTACATCACAAAAGTGGAGAAGAAAGGCCGAACCAAAGAAGAATTGCATCAAGTGATCGAATGGCTTACAGGTTTTGATGAACAAAAGCTGCAAGATCAGATAGATAAGAAAACCACTTTTGCAACCTTCTTTCAACAAGCAACCTTAAACCCTAACGCCCATCTTATTACTGGTGTCATCTGTGGTTATCGTGTGGAAGAAATTGGAAACCCGTTAACACAACAAGTGAGATATTTAGATAAGATTGTAGACGAACTCGCAAAAGGTAGAAAGATGGAAAAGATCTTACGTGGTTTGTAGTAAAAACAGTAGTCAGAAAAAAAGAATTTTATTGATACAGATTAGAAAACTTGTTTTAATTGCTGTTAAACAATATTTACATGTACAAAATAGATATAAATTATGCGGATACTTCTTGTCATCGATATGCAAAAAGGCAGCTTCACTGCTGATACACCACGTTATGATGAAAAAGCTGTTATTAATAAGATCAACACATTAGCTTCTGCCATTCGGTCAGATGGAGGACAGGTCATATTTGTTCAACATGATGGCACAAAAGAAGATAAGTTCTATCCAGGTTCTTGGGAATGGGAAATATTGGAAGAACTTCATGTTGCCCCTCAAGATCAGTTGTTAAATAAAACCGCAAATGATTCTTTTTATCGAACTGAGCTCCAATCTGTACTCGAAAAACTACGTGTAAAAGAATTAATCATTACGGGATGTGCGACAGATTACTGTGTAGATACCACAGTACGTACAGCACTTAATCATGATTATGCCGTCACCGTAGTAAAAGATGCACATACCACAGCTGATCGACCGCATT encodes the following:
- a CDS encoding Crp/Fnr family transcriptional regulator gives rise to the protein MSIIVLLKDHMIEQYFDSFGIFSKEEIESFTSLFQYRKLNKTDFFVKENQKCTEIAFIQSGIIRSYYMTADGQDMTYCFRFPNDLIAAYSSFLTGNLSIESMQAITVVELLVIKKSTVDQLVSENPNWIKFLKIIAEHQYLELEKRVFQLQKESALQRYSSLLKNQPQYIQQISLQYIASYLGITQRHLSRIRKEVMI
- a CDS encoding SH3 domain-containing protein; translation: MTTIYILLFSILLISCHESNNAKVISDNNAIKEVDTTSVIEETPMSIDYDKVKVLKTVFVTDVNGTDIKQSSAANTKILGHYSYGEQLKVIEDANEWLGIMARISREYMKGDTKIQSTAWEKIYVLKEATGSVYDVKLWPKQLNIISSIHEPDVNTKFYEEDILLKKYLTVELVTEAEYKKQKSTAVNFLISDTLNIRKTDGITTLPCTDKPVIFTDKPDAEESMCVFVYMGQIPELNKYLIGGSYWEEGDVTLVDKTTGEQLQIDDLPYLSSDKQHLISVAANPYETTADLELYHIENKNIKNIVAISFKNWMPLTQENDRDKPDNMFWGTDNCFYLKALHAKAFWLENGHLNNQGQYLRIKLL
- a CDS encoding MazG-like protein, producing MNNQDLDTIIERSLKLRELYHELELQYHGSKWTIEEDALAYLTDAGLVGRNVMSQQQRWPKADTEQELQHKLGENIWWLIVLANRMNIDIKEALNSFLSNTETLLRK
- the lgt gene encoding prolipoprotein diacylglyceryl transferase, which translates into the protein MIILSFLLNFISWNVDSDIFVLPIINHPIRWYGLFWLLGILLCYRFLDSILKKESKPIEFLDQLTIYIVVGTMLGARLGHVLFYDPSYYLNNPLKIFAVWEGGLASHGGGIGILVAIYLFARKNKLPFLWVADRIALVVPIAGASIRLGNLMNSEMIGKQTDMPWAFVFTRVDQIPRHPAQLYEAIFCIFLFVLLYYCWKKPVFRNQIGNCFALLLILLFSFRFMDEFLKINQEHFEDGMLINMGQILSIPFILIGLILFVINYWKSKTMGK
- a CDS encoding bifunctional transcriptional activator/DNA repair enzyme AdaA — translated: MELSFEQMYKALLDKDLHYEGIFFTAVKTTGIFCRPSCTARKPKPENIEFFKSTKECILKGYRACKVCRPLEMLNETPEYIKQILNELSQDPTLKFKDFDLLQRGIEPHQIRRWFMKNHGITFHAYQRMFKINSAFKKIQNGASVTDVAFNSGFESLSGFGDSFKHIFGVSPKKSKEQGLIDLKRIETPLGTMYACATEQGICLLEFTDRKMLETEFKQLTKTLNATIVQGDNPHFDLLEEQLAEYFEGKRKDFSVPLFTPGSDFQNKVWKALVQIPYGETKSYKQQAINIGQQEAVRAVANANGMNKIAILIPCHRVIGTNGNLTGYGGGVWRKNWLLKLENQHR
- a CDS encoding iron chaperone, whose protein sequence is MAKTDYRTIDQYHDVFPEETQERMEQVRNLIKKIVPESEEVISYQIPAFKIGKKFLIYYAAFPNHISLSSPWSEAFLKNFETDLEDLKISKSAIQFPNNKPFPLDLIKKMIAFRKKELD
- a CDS encoding DUF1569 domain-containing protein, with the translated sequence MIKNIFETEVANEIVDRINKLKPTDKQHWGKMSVDQMLTHCNIAYKYTFEPAQFKKPGTLKKFFLKKFVKKLVVGEKPYPRNGRTAPDFIIVGDQDFEKEKAELIENVIKAQNLGTTYFEGKENHSFGSMTAQEWNNLFYKHLDHHLTQFGV
- a CDS encoding DUF4199 domain-containing protein: MKKIAIEIKWAILFTIMSLLWMVLEKLCGLHGKYIDYHLYLTNLYMIPAVWVMVLALKDKKKNYYNGQMSYKQGLISGVMVSLIVALLSPLTQWIISYVITPEYFPNVIKRSVEIGYYKTTAEAEANFNYKNYAIQSTIAALVMGTLTTAITMIFIRTKNKSTDDSKTIN
- a CDS encoding LIC_13387 family protein is translated as MTAKRLIRISAILILVHLLGHTGGHLSWDKASGPLFGVVKEMKSHSAEFMGATKSMADYFNGYSLIMFGLFGMSILVLWTLSNHTFRSAKLVKQILYPMGVTYLAFGVIEFLYFFPFAAIISLLAGILMLFSTLKLTDK
- a CDS encoding SRPBCC family protein, whose amino-acid sequence is METNQVNLFRVIKAPVNKVFRAFSSPEAMTYWLPPYGFLCTVHQLDFRLGGSFKMSFHNFTTQKSHSFGGNYLEIKTDEFIKYSDKFDDPNLPGEMMTSVWLKEVSCGTEITITQEGIPDVIPVEFCYLGWQESLEKLIKLVEPVIED
- a CDS encoding DUF2200 domain-containing protein, which produces MNNSSPHDERIAKMTFASVYPHYITKVEKKGRTKEELHQVIEWLTGFDEQKLQDQIDKKTTFATFFQQATLNPNAHLITGVICGYRVEEIGNPLTQQVRYLDKIVDELAKGRKMEKILRGL
- a CDS encoding cysteine hydrolase family protein encodes the protein MRILLVIDMQKGSFTADTPRYDEKAVINKINTLASAIRSDGGQVIFVQHDGTKEDKFYPGSWEWEILEELHVAPQDQLLNKTANDSFYRTELQSVLEKLRVKELIITGCATDYCVDTTVRTALNHDYAVTVVKDAHTTADRPHLSAKQVIVHHNWMWENMTPTEGQIRLLDCDELLTELA